GCGCGCTGCCTCATAAGCATCATGCACGCTAAGGCCGGTCATTTCACTTTTTGTGGACCGGAAATCATATGTGGGGTCAGAAATGATGTCTTCAAAACTGCGCGCCCCACGAATGCTTGCGCATTTGGGTCCCCACGGGCCGTAGCGCGCCTCCGGGCTGGGACCGAACAATCCAAGCGTCGGCAGGCCCACGGCGGCGGCCATGTGCATGGGGCCCGAGTCGTTGCCGACATAGAAATCTGCGCGTTCCAAACATGCAGCCGTCTGGGGCAGATCCGTCTTGCCGACAAGGTCAATCACACGATCGGGCGCAAATGCATTGATGACCGGCAGCGCCGCGTCTCGCTCCGCTGCGGCTCCAATAATCATAATGCACGCATTAGGCAGAACACCATCAGCGGCTGTCAGGCGTTCGACCAGTTCTATGAACCTTTCAGCCGGCCATGCCTTACCGGCCCAATTTGCTGTCGGTCCAACGGCAAGAACTGGGGTGCCATCGGGAACCAGGCCAGTCGCTGTCTCTCGGGATTTCGCGCCGGTTGCCAGTCGCGGCGTTGGCGGCGGTGTGAGACCCAAAACAGTTGCGATGTGGGGAACCCGATGCAGCGACGTATCCTGTCTCAAGACATGACGGGACTTGGCACGCAGCAAGTAGGAAATGAGGGACGCGCGGAGGTCCACCACCATGTCCCAATTCGTGCCGACGGTCTGTTTCCACAAAGAAAACCAATGACCAGACCGCTTCTTTTTTGCCATCTCGATGATGCGCACGACACCGGGTTGGTCGCGAAAGAGTGTGGCTGTTGCAGGCCCGCAGGCCACTGTGATTTCTGCGTCCGGATACCGGTCGGCCAGCCAGGACAGCACACCGCTCGACAGCACGGCGTCGCCGATACGGTTGTAGGTGACGAAGAGGATCTGCTTCATCTGAGGCGGCTGGCTCGCAAGAAG
The Pyruvatibacter sp. HU-CL02332 genome window above contains:
- a CDS encoding glycosyltransferase family 9 protein, yielding MKQILFVTYNRIGDAVLSSGVLSWLADRYPDAEITVACGPATATLFRDQPGVVRIIEMAKKKRSGHWFSLWKQTVGTNWDMVVDLRASLISYLLRAKSRHVLRQDTSLHRVPHIATVLGLTPPPTPRLATGAKSRETATGLVPDGTPVLAVGPTANWAGKAWPAERFIELVERLTAADGVLPNACIMIIGAAAERDAALPVINAFAPDRVIDLVGKTDLPQTAACLERADFYVGNDSGPMHMAAAVGLPTLGLFGPSPEARYGPWGPKCASIRGARSFEDIISDPTYDFRSTKSEMTGLSVHDAYEAARALKAKIDAQAMNKSPKLSTLTVAHNEEHNLKACLEALSFADERVVVLDRCTDRSKDVALAAGADTIIEGAWPIEGDRRNAGIEACKGEWVLEVDADERVPADLAREIDAVTLASPSGYYLIQFDNYVGKTRVRYGWGAYIGASAAPRLFARGTKKWGRQRVHPALELGPRLGMLETRVDHLVDDNITDMLARFDRYTTGNARDLISSGKVEKETLRRNIRRIPSRFYKAYVRRKGYREGGYGFLVGILAGLYPVVSYLKATLEPEHYTDGNESDRK